The Pleuronectes platessa chromosome 13, fPlePla1.1, whole genome shotgun sequence genome includes a window with the following:
- the ptmab gene encoding prothymosin alpha-B translates to MADTKLDSGSDLSVKDLKEKKLVEEKENGKDAATNGKEKEENGEPELDDEEDEEVDEEDEEDDVEGDEEDEEDDEDEAEGGTKRAAEDDDDEDDDEDEVETKKQKTDDDD, encoded by the exons ATGGCCGACACCAAACTCGACTCCGGCTCCGACCTCTCTGTCAAG GAcctgaaagagaagaagctggtggaggagaaggagaacggCAAAGATGCTGCCACCAACGGGAAG gagaaggaggagaatggTGAACCTGAGctagatgatgaagaggatgaggaggtggacgaggaggacgaggaagatgATGTAGAAG GtgacgaggaagacgaggaggacgatGAAGACGAGGCTGAGGGCGGCACAAAGCGGGCAGCagaggacgacgatgatgaagatgatgatgag gaTGAGGTCGAGACCAAGAAGCAGAAAACAGACGATGACGACTGA